The following coding sequences lie in one Mesorhizobium sp. NZP2298 genomic window:
- a CDS encoding TetR/AcrR family transcriptional regulator — MRRKVLDVAEVAFQARGYHASSLGDLMAAAGVSGGALHHHFPTKKALALAVIEERVAAAVEQTWIAPVKTAASARDGVRTVFEAVAAELDQQGFVRGCPLNNLAHELSLADPDLRAALAGIFAAWRQAIADKVGADQQEGREQGTDPQHFAALAIASYSGAMSMAKTAQDAGPLRDCLAALERGASQVAPSRGERRRRRVLRRHGAV; from the coding sequence ATGCGCAGGAAAGTTCTCGATGTGGCCGAGGTCGCGTTTCAGGCACGCGGCTATCACGCTTCCAGCCTGGGCGACCTGATGGCGGCGGCAGGGGTCAGCGGCGGCGCGTTGCATCACCATTTCCCGACCAAAAAGGCGCTTGCCCTGGCTGTGATCGAGGAGCGCGTGGCGGCGGCGGTCGAGCAGACATGGATCGCGCCGGTCAAGACGGCGGCTTCGGCGCGCGACGGGGTGCGGACCGTGTTCGAGGCCGTGGCGGCGGAACTGGACCAGCAGGGTTTCGTGCGCGGCTGCCCGCTCAACAATCTGGCGCATGAACTGTCGCTTGCCGATCCCGATCTGCGCGCTGCCCTTGCCGGCATCTTTGCGGCATGGCGCCAGGCGATCGCCGACAAGGTCGGTGCCGACCAGCAGGAGGGCAGGGAACAAGGTACCGATCCCCAGCATTTTGCCGCACTTGCCATCGCCTCCTATTCCGGCGCCATGTCGATGGCCAAGACGGCGCAGGACGCCGGCCCGTTGCGCGACTGCCTCGCGGCTTTGGAGCGCGGCGCCTCCCAAGTCGCACCGTCTCGGGGCGAGAGGCGACGTCGCAGGGTGCTGCGGCGGCATGGCGCCGTCTAA
- a CDS encoding NIPSNAP family protein produces the protein MNPRLELPMKVLASPVVELRQYTLKPGQRETLIALFDREFIESQEATGMVIIGQFRDLDRADMFVWLRGFESMDTRKEALATFYGGPVWAAHRDVANATMIDSDDVLLLKPAWPGAGFDLSGTQRAAWATGEKPIQNKPLAGIVVIRIHHLRPGVETDFASRFKAEAVPMMNASGVRLLAAFTTEHAENSFPRLPVRASENVFISVTGFDAEAHARHEAVLAASPNWRAFWQAAELDLTKPTETLRLSPTSRSLVGPSL, from the coding sequence ATGAATCCGCGCCTCGAACTTCCCATGAAGGTGCTCGCCTCGCCCGTCGTCGAGTTGAGGCAATACACATTGAAGCCAGGGCAGCGTGAAACGCTGATTGCCCTTTTCGACCGGGAGTTCATCGAGAGCCAGGAGGCGACTGGCATGGTCATCATCGGCCAGTTTCGCGACCTGGACCGTGCCGACATGTTCGTCTGGCTGCGCGGTTTCGAAAGCATGGACACCCGCAAGGAGGCCCTGGCCACCTTTTACGGCGGGCCGGTCTGGGCCGCGCACCGTGACGTGGCCAATGCGACGATGATCGATTCCGACGACGTGTTGCTGCTGAAGCCGGCATGGCCGGGCGCCGGGTTCGACCTCTCTGGAACGCAGCGCGCCGCCTGGGCCACGGGCGAAAAGCCAATTCAAAACAAACCGCTGGCTGGCATTGTTGTCATCCGGATTCATCATCTGCGGCCAGGCGTGGAGACCGACTTCGCCAGTCGCTTCAAGGCCGAGGCGGTACCCATGATGAACGCCTCCGGCGTCCGCCTCCTCGCCGCTTTTACCACGGAGCATGCCGAAAACAGCTTCCCGCGCCTGCCCGTGCGGGCGAGCGAAAACGTCTTTATTTCCGTTACCGGCTTCGACGCCGAGGCGCATGCCCGCCATGAAGCCGTCCTGGCCGCGTCGCCGAACTGGCGGGCCTTTTGGCAGGCAGCTGAGCTCGACCTGACCAAACCAACGGAGACTCTGCGGCTCTCGCCTACTTCGCGATCGTTGGTCGGGCCGAGCCTCTAG
- the choX gene encoding choline ABC transporter substrate-binding protein, producing MLRILANGVCLAALVLASHAARAAEAEECKTVRMAEPGWNDLAFTTRVANVLLQALGYQSQSEVLGINVIYEGMKNRDLDLFLGYWDPAMVTYYEPYKKDGSIENVRVNLVGAKYTFAVPTYVWEGGVKDVSDLHKFADKFGKKMYGIEPGSNQLMMDAIADPAFGLDGWHVVESSEAGMLSEVGYEIKEKQFIVFQGWAPHPMNTMYDFKYLTGGDKFFGPNFGAATVTTQVRKGYLQQCPNVAQFLKNLAFDIDFENVGMGYLINDGMKPEDGALKAITLNKDRLDTWLAGVTTFDGKPGLAAVKEKLGL from the coding sequence ATGTTGCGCATCCTTGCAAATGGCGTGTGCCTTGCCGCTTTGGTGCTGGCGTCTCACGCGGCCCGGGCGGCAGAGGCAGAAGAGTGCAAGACGGTTCGCATGGCCGAGCCTGGCTGGAACGATCTCGCCTTCACCACAAGGGTGGCCAACGTCCTGCTGCAAGCGCTCGGCTATCAGTCGCAGAGCGAAGTGCTCGGTATCAACGTCATCTACGAGGGCATGAAAAACAGGGATCTCGACCTGTTCCTGGGTTACTGGGATCCTGCGATGGTCACCTATTACGAGCCCTACAAGAAGGACGGCTCGATCGAGAATGTCCGCGTCAATCTCGTCGGCGCCAAATACACCTTCGCCGTACCGACTTATGTCTGGGAGGGCGGGGTCAAGGATGTTTCCGACCTGCACAAATTCGCCGACAAGTTCGGCAAGAAAATGTACGGCATCGAACCCGGATCCAATCAATTGATGATGGACGCCATTGCCGATCCGGCCTTCGGCCTTGACGGCTGGCACGTGGTCGAATCGAGCGAAGCGGGCATGCTCTCGGAGGTCGGCTATGAGATCAAGGAGAAGCAGTTCATCGTCTTTCAGGGCTGGGCTCCGCATCCGATGAACACGATGTACGATTTCAAATATCTGACTGGTGGGGACAAGTTCTTTGGCCCGAATTTCGGTGCCGCGACGGTGACGACGCAGGTGCGCAAGGGCTATCTGCAGCAATGTCCCAACGTCGCGCAGTTCCTGAAAAATCTCGCCTTCGACATCGATTTCGAGAATGTCGGCATGGGCTACCTGATCAATGACGGCATGAAGCCGGAGGACGGCGCACTGAAGGCGATCACGCTGAACAAGGACCGCCTCGACACCTGGCTCGCCGGCGTCACCACCTTCGACGGCAAGCCCGGCCTTGCCGCGGTCAAGGAGAAGCTCGGCCTGTGA
- a CDS encoding patatin-like phospholipase family protein yields MRFLSRLALAVAVSLLTAGCIADDVGPINVLTSEAGHPSPTFIPDPGDDGSTVVGLAFSGGGTRAAAFSYGVLQALDDIVIDERPYRRTLVDDIRMISGASGGAIAAAYFGYKGKDGYQDFRQRFLIQDAEADLRTSVSPLNLVRAYYGGVNDRSGFAKWLNDHLFDGATFEAFRRPDRPIVWVNASDIYNRTPFMFTYDTFAALCSDLDKVRLADAVAASAAVPIVFAPIVVAATKPDCGYRKPLWLSRALADRNASLRLKAYASALDSYQNADPLDYVKLLDGGLTDNIGVTGFSLERSAAGTPYGPLSPSAAVRLTTLIFIVADAGSNRDVSWAKTLHGPKASELLDAVTSTTLSSSVRDEFDALTLAVSQWKQELVRYRCALPAPTVAAYRGSTGGWNCRDVRLVVQHLSFADLDPAVQIRLNAIPTRLKLPVEQVDLTIEAGREALRVNADIASAVAAIRARAGVSPGAQLAAQAN; encoded by the coding sequence ATGCGTTTTCTGTCTCGCCTTGCCTTGGCGGTCGCTGTCTCCCTGCTGACGGCAGGTTGCATCGCCGACGATGTCGGACCGATCAACGTCCTGACATCCGAAGCAGGACACCCTTCACCGACCTTCATCCCCGATCCGGGCGACGATGGTTCGACCGTGGTCGGCCTCGCCTTTTCAGGCGGGGGCACCAGGGCGGCAGCCTTCTCCTATGGCGTGCTGCAGGCCCTGGACGACATCGTCATCGACGAGCGACCGTACCGCCGCACGCTGGTCGACGACATCAGGATGATTTCCGGAGCGTCTGGCGGCGCCATCGCGGCGGCCTATTTCGGCTACAAGGGCAAGGACGGCTACCAGGATTTTCGCCAGCGCTTCCTGATCCAGGACGCGGAAGCCGATCTCAGGACGTCGGTGTCGCCGCTCAATCTCGTGCGCGCCTATTATGGTGGCGTCAATGACCGCAGCGGCTTCGCCAAATGGCTGAACGACCATCTTTTCGACGGCGCGACTTTCGAGGCATTCCGCAGGCCGGACCGCCCGATCGTCTGGGTCAACGCGTCGGATATCTACAACCGTACGCCGTTCATGTTCACCTACGACACCTTCGCGGCCCTGTGCAGCGACCTTGACAAGGTGCGGCTGGCCGATGCGGTTGCCGCCTCCGCCGCCGTGCCCATCGTCTTCGCCCCGATCGTGGTCGCCGCGACCAAGCCGGATTGCGGCTACCGCAAGCCATTGTGGCTGAGCCGGGCGCTTGCCGACCGCAACGCCTCGCTCAGGCTGAAGGCCTACGCCAGCGCGCTCGATTCCTACCAGAACGCCGATCCGCTCGATTATGTGAAGCTGCTCGACGGCGGTTTGACCGACAATATCGGCGTAACCGGCTTTTCGCTTGAGCGCTCGGCCGCCGGCACGCCCTACGGGCCGCTGTCGCCTTCGGCAGCCGTTCGCCTGACGACGCTGATCTTCATCGTCGCCGATGCGGGCAGCAACAGGGATGTGAGTTGGGCGAAAACACTCCATGGGCCAAAGGCATCGGAATTGCTCGACGCCGTGACCAGCACCACGCTTTCTTCCTCTGTGCGTGACGAATTCGATGCCCTGACCCTGGCCGTCTCGCAGTGGAAGCAGGAGTTGGTGCGCTACCGCTGCGCTTTGCCGGCCCCGACGGTGGCCGCCTATCGAGGCTCGACGGGCGGCTGGAATTGCCGCGACGTCCGGCTCGTGGTGCAGCACCTGTCTTTCGCCGATCTCGATCCGGCGGTGCAAATTAGGCTCAACGCCATACCGACCCGGCTGAAGCTGCCGGTCGAGCAGGTCGACCTCACCATAGAAGCCGGACGTGAGGCGCTGCGCGTCAATGCCGATATTGCCAGCGCGGTCGCCGCGATCCGCGCCCGCGCCGGTGTTTCGCCGGGGGCGCAATTGGCTGCACAGGCAAACTGA
- the betI gene encoding choline-binding transcriptional repressor BetI: MSTWIRNAWIEPVKLKRLGDIRRKELRQAAFAVLEREGIAGATLEKVAAHAGASKGIVLHYFRNKQELFEHAMREANAVLRDAVVARLRQARTPRERLDAVIDGNFEEHLFQPSLCHAWLSLCAEVPRDEKLARIQKVLHARMRSNLLSGLHGLTSPKIADDIALGVTALIDGLWLRLGLEPGSVSREQAIRQVKDFVAARLAMHQPATVSA, from the coding sequence ATGTCAACGTGGATTCGCAATGCCTGGATCGAACCCGTGAAACTCAAGCGTCTCGGTGACATACGCCGCAAAGAGTTGCGGCAAGCCGCTTTCGCGGTGCTGGAGCGCGAAGGCATTGCCGGCGCGACCCTGGAAAAGGTTGCCGCCCATGCCGGCGCCTCCAAGGGCATCGTGCTGCACTATTTCCGCAACAAGCAGGAATTGTTCGAACATGCGATGCGGGAAGCCAACGCCGTGCTGCGCGACGCTGTGGTCGCCCGGCTTCGCCAGGCGCGCACGCCAAGGGAACGCCTCGATGCGGTGATCGATGGCAATTTCGAGGAGCATCTGTTCCAGCCATCGCTTTGCCATGCCTGGCTTTCGCTCTGCGCCGAGGTGCCGCGCGACGAAAAGCTGGCGCGTATCCAGAAGGTGCTTCACGCGCGCATGCGCTCGAACCTGTTGTCCGGTCTGCACGGCCTCACCTCGCCCAAAATTGCCGACGACATCGCGCTTGGCGTCACCGCGCTGATCGACGGGCTTTGGTTGCGGCTCGGCCTGGAGCCGGGCAGCGTGTCGCGCGAACAGGCTATCCGCCAGGTCAAGGATTTCGTCGCCGCGCGGCTGGCCATGCACCAGCCTGCGACCGTCAGCGCATAG
- a CDS encoding metallophosphoesterase, whose protein sequence is MMNRHSPVLLSRRGFLAQAAGLAAAGALSRPAFSQTGQRIQPIDATFLFIADVHACRMASGLSPNCQQEGKTDAALLRNVAALNAIGDKDWPTEINGVATRLRSAGRRIGMPLGLVIGGDITDDGGGQITQPSEGTQLLQFSQRYSQGVGLDRVHMPVYVGLGNHDLDQNGPPDHVDWYRRELRDYVEVNHRAGVFFKPPVPATDYDVETDCYSWDWGGLHLVQTHRFAGDTGHGADSSLPWLKQDLATYAADGRPVILFQHYGWDTFSTERWDPSKRTYDDDGAGAPHWWGEADRQALVVALKGYNVIAIFHGHQHETSLIYRRDGLDLFKPKAAYMGGFALARVTSDGMDVVLGEATDDHGEIAFTNAFSKGWST, encoded by the coding sequence ATGATGAATCGCCATTCCCCTGTTTTGCTTTCACGACGCGGCTTTCTGGCCCAGGCCGCCGGTCTTGCCGCGGCTGGCGCGCTTTCACGTCCGGCGTTCAGCCAGACCGGGCAGCGCATCCAGCCCATCGACGCCACCTTCCTGTTCATCGCCGATGTCCATGCCTGCCGCATGGCAAGCGGCCTGAGCCCCAACTGCCAGCAGGAAGGCAAGACCGACGCCGCGCTGCTGCGCAACGTCGCTGCACTGAATGCCATCGGCGACAAGGACTGGCCGACCGAGATCAACGGTGTCGCCACCCGCTTGCGTTCAGCGGGCCGCCGGATCGGCATGCCGCTCGGCCTTGTCATCGGCGGTGACATCACCGACGATGGCGGCGGCCAGATCACCCAGCCGAGCGAGGGTACGCAGCTGCTTCAATTCAGCCAGCGCTACAGCCAAGGCGTCGGCCTGGATCGCGTCCACATGCCGGTCTATGTCGGGCTCGGCAACCACGATCTCGACCAGAACGGCCCGCCGGACCATGTCGACTGGTACCGGCGCGAACTGCGTGACTATGTTGAAGTCAACCATCGTGCCGGCGTGTTCTTCAAGCCGCCCGTGCCGGCCACCGACTACGATGTCGAGACCGACTGCTATTCATGGGATTGGGGCGGCCTGCATCTCGTCCAGACACATCGCTTCGCCGGCGATACCGGCCATGGCGCCGATAGCAGCCTGCCATGGCTCAAGCAGGATCTGGCGACCTATGCGGCGGATGGCCGTCCCGTCATCCTGTTCCAGCATTATGGCTGGGACACATTTTCGACGGAGCGGTGGGATCCCTCCAAGCGGACCTATGACGATGACGGCGCCGGTGCGCCGCACTGGTGGGGCGAGGCCGACAGACAGGCGCTGGTGGTGGCGCTGAAGGGTTACAATGTCATTGCCATCTTCCACGGTCATCAGCACGAAACCTCGCTGATCTACCGTCGCGACGGGCTCGACCTGTTCAAGCCGAAGGCTGCCTATATGGGAGGGTTCGCTCTGGCCAGGGTAACCAGCGATGGCATGGACGTGGTGCTGGGCGAGGCGACCGACGACCACGGCGAGATCGCTTTCACCAACGCTTTCAGCAAGGGCTGGAGCACATGA
- the fumC gene encoding class II fumarate hydratase translates to MSTPKTRTETDTFGPIEVAADRYWGAQAQRSLGNFKIGWEKQPASIVRALGIVKRAAAEANMELKRLDPAIGKAIIAAAQEVIDGKLNDHFPLVVWQTGSGTQSNMNANEVISNRAIEMLGGVMGSKKPVHPNDHVNMSQSSNDTYPTAMHIACAERIVHDLLPALKHLHKALDAKAKAFNHIIKIGRTHTQDATPLTLGQEFSGYAAQVASSIKRIEMTLPGLQELAQGGTAVGTGLNAPVGFAERVADRIAAITGIAFVTAPNKFEALAAHDSMVFSHGAINAAAAALFKIANDIRFLGSGPRSGLGELSLPENEPGSSIMPGKVNPTQCEAMTQVCVQVFGNNAAVTFAGSQGHFELNVYNPLMAYNFLQSVQLLADASVSFTDNCVVGIEAREDNIKAALDRSLMLVTALAPTIGYDNAAKIAKTAHKKGTTLREEALATGLVSEADYDRLVRPEDMTHPG, encoded by the coding sequence GTGAGCACGCCAAAGACCAGAACCGAAACCGATACGTTCGGCCCCATCGAGGTTGCAGCCGACCGCTATTGGGGCGCACAGGCGCAGCGCTCCCTGGGGAATTTCAAGATCGGCTGGGAAAAGCAGCCGGCTTCGATCGTGCGCGCGCTCGGCATCGTCAAGCGGGCCGCGGCGGAAGCCAACATGGAGCTTAAGCGGCTTGATCCGGCGATCGGCAAGGCGATCATCGCGGCCGCGCAAGAGGTCATCGACGGCAAGCTCAACGACCATTTCCCGCTGGTGGTCTGGCAGACCGGCTCCGGCACCCAGTCCAACATGAACGCCAACGAGGTGATCTCCAACCGGGCGATCGAGATGCTTGGCGGCGTGATGGGGTCGAAGAAGCCAGTGCATCCCAACGACCACGTCAATATGAGCCAGTCTTCGAACGACACCTATCCGACGGCCATGCACATTGCCTGCGCCGAGCGCATCGTGCACGATTTGCTGCCAGCGCTGAAGCACCTGCACAAGGCGCTGGACGCCAAGGCCAAGGCCTTCAATCACATCATCAAGATCGGCCGCACACACACGCAGGATGCCACTCCCCTCACCCTCGGCCAGGAATTTTCCGGCTATGCGGCGCAGGTCGCCTCCTCGATCAAGCGCATCGAAATGACGCTGCCCGGCCTGCAGGAACTGGCGCAGGGCGGCACCGCCGTCGGCACCGGCCTGAATGCGCCTGTCGGCTTCGCCGAGCGGGTGGCTGATCGCATCGCCGCCATCACCGGCATCGCCTTCGTCACCGCGCCGAACAAGTTCGAGGCGCTTGCCGCCCACGATTCCATGGTGTTCTCGCACGGCGCCATCAACGCGGCTGCCGCCGCACTGTTCAAGATCGCCAACGACATCCGCTTCCTCGGTTCCGGCCCACGCTCTGGGCTTGGCGAATTGTCACTGCCGGAGAACGAGCCTGGCTCTTCGATCATGCCCGGCAAGGTCAACCCGACGCAGTGCGAAGCGATGACACAGGTCTGCGTGCAGGTGTTCGGCAACAACGCCGCAGTGACCTTCGCCGGCAGCCAGGGCCATTTCGAGCTCAATGTCTACAATCCGCTGATGGCCTACAACTTCCTGCAGTCGGTACAGCTCCTCGCCGACGCGTCGGTCTCCTTCACCGACAATTGCGTCGTCGGCATCGAGGCCCGCGAGGACAACATCAAGGCGGCCCTCGACCGCTCGCTGATGCTGGTGACGGCGCTGGCCCCGACCATCGGCTACGACAACGCCGCCAAGATCGCCAAGACGGCGCACAAGAAGGGCACCACGCTGCGCGAGGAAGCGCTGGCCACCGGGCTGGTCAGCGAGGCTGACTATGACCGGCTGGTGCGGCCGGAGGACATGACGCATCCGGGATAA
- a CDS encoding CsbD family protein yields MVNKDQVAGVAKQVKGSIKQAAGKATGNRQTQAEGMADKVAGKVQKAYGDMKDKVRKAF; encoded by the coding sequence ATGGTGAACAAGGATCAGGTCGCCGGCGTGGCCAAGCAGGTCAAGGGCTCGATCAAGCAAGCAGCCGGCAAGGCCACCGGCAACCGGCAGACCCAGGCCGAAGGCATGGCCGACAAGGTCGCGGGCAAGGTGCAGAAGGCCTATGGCGACATGAAGGACAAGGTCAGAAAGGCGTTCTGA
- a CDS encoding alpha/beta fold hydrolase → MTAVDLKATPGAEQDGWAGRKQFVNPGGLEIAYVEISGAEPALVLVHGFTDTSRSFSLLAPHLAGRRLIMPDLRGHGASPAGKGCGITDFADDIAGLIRHLQLDRPVVVGHSLGAMVAIALAARYAELLGGLVLMAGTLKPDLAHDHPLVTGVQALRDPISPADPFYDWWHACRPDVPQPFLAGLAKDASAMPAARWRAILEEICPADLTSGAQAVRTPTLIIAGACDPLFGKAHQEALLRSLAGARLVRAEACGHNPHWEDPAFVAGAIIEALGA, encoded by the coding sequence GTGACGGCGGTCGACCTGAAGGCGACACCGGGTGCGGAGCAGGACGGCTGGGCCGGCCGCAAGCAATTCGTCAATCCCGGCGGCCTCGAGATCGCCTATGTCGAGATATCGGGCGCCGAGCCGGCGCTGGTTCTGGTGCATGGCTTCACCGACACCAGCCGCAGCTTTTCGCTGCTGGCGCCGCACCTGGCTGGCCGCCGGCTGATCATGCCCGACCTGCGCGGCCACGGTGCGTCGCCAGCGGGCAAGGGTTGCGGCATTACCGACTTCGCCGATGATATTGCCGGGCTGATCCGGCATCTCCAACTCGATCGGCCTGTTGTCGTTGGCCATTCGCTGGGCGCCATGGTGGCCATCGCTCTGGCTGCACGATACGCTGAACTCCTAGGGGGGCTGGTGCTCATGGCAGGCACGCTGAAGCCCGATCTCGCACACGACCATCCACTCGTTACGGGTGTCCAGGCCCTACGTGACCCGATATCGCCAGCCGACCCGTTCTATGACTGGTGGCATGCCTGCCGGCCCGATGTGCCCCAGCCGTTCTTAGCCGGCCTGGCGAAAGACGCATCGGCGATGCCCGCGGCGCGCTGGCGCGCCATTCTGGAAGAGATATGCCCGGCCGACCTGACCAGTGGGGCACAGGCAGTGCGGACCCCAACGCTGATCATCGCCGGCGCGTGCGACCCGCTGTTCGGCAAGGCGCACCAGGAGGCGCTGTTGCGCAGCCTAGCGGGGGCGAGACTCGTGCGTGCCGAGGCGTGTGGCCACAACCCGCATTGGGAGGATCCGGCCTTCGTTGCCGGGGCCATCATCGAGGCATTGGGAGCCTAG
- a CDS encoding glycosyl transferase family 90, whose product MIETSRDERLLKMAPLKNGPKALPMAVDVVEVGRRFLPGLNRGEIHCRFEGGTLKVRSRAAWLERHVQVLTLIAEALASLGVQSLPPFYMLLGDTPSRRRHRYFRTRFAFSQADGYGEVAAPDFVFDGWPDAKFDDYDQKTRAMAAASEEPPRDDRLFWAGRCMNHARHAIVEIAKARPDLLEAYDTEPNYNTSINRYSATFKTMEDQVATYRYMIDVEGAGYSGRFKMLLHTKRVVLLQDRPWREWFFDDIEPFRHYVPVARDLSDLAERIEWLRANPKLEAEIAAEAQDFARTRLTRAAAVAAWARLLKDHAAAGGNLKSGLERRNRATGWPP is encoded by the coding sequence TTGATCGAAACGAGCCGCGACGAGCGTCTTTTGAAAATGGCACCACTCAAGAACGGACCGAAAGCGCTTCCCATGGCTGTCGACGTCGTCGAGGTTGGCAGGCGCTTTCTGCCTGGGCTCAATCGCGGCGAGATACACTGCCGTTTCGAAGGCGGGACGCTCAAGGTGCGCTCCCGCGCTGCCTGGCTTGAGCGGCACGTGCAGGTCCTGACCTTGATCGCCGAGGCATTGGCGTCCCTGGGCGTCCAAAGCCTGCCGCCCTTCTATATGCTGCTCGGCGATACGCCGTCGCGCAGAAGGCATCGTTATTTCCGCACACGCTTTGCCTTCTCTCAAGCCGACGGCTATGGCGAGGTGGCCGCGCCTGATTTCGTTTTCGATGGCTGGCCGGACGCGAAGTTCGACGATTACGACCAGAAGACGCGGGCGATGGCTGCCGCCTCGGAAGAGCCGCCGCGCGATGACAGATTGTTCTGGGCGGGACGCTGCATGAACCATGCTCGCCATGCGATAGTCGAGATTGCAAAGGCGCGGCCGGATCTGCTTGAGGCCTACGACACCGAGCCGAACTACAACACCAGCATCAATCGGTATTCCGCGACCTTCAAGACAATGGAAGACCAGGTCGCTACCTACAGGTACATGATCGATGTCGAGGGCGCGGGCTACAGTGGCCGCTTCAAGATGCTGCTCCACACCAAACGGGTCGTGCTGTTGCAGGATCGGCCGTGGCGCGAGTGGTTCTTCGACGATATCGAACCGTTTCGCCACTATGTCCCGGTGGCGCGCGACCTGTCCGATCTGGCCGAACGCATAGAATGGCTGCGCGCCAATCCGAAACTGGAGGCCGAGATAGCCGCGGAGGCGCAGGATTTCGCCAGGACCCGCCTGACACGGGCGGCAGCGGTGGCGGCATGGGCGAGGCTTCTGAAGGATCACGCCGCCGCCGGCGGCAATCTGAAATCCGGCCTTGAGCGGCGCAACCGCGCGACCGGCTGGCCGCCCTGA
- a CDS encoding SDR family NAD(P)-dependent oxidoreductase, protein MRLQDKRALVTGGSDGIGLAISEAFLREGADVLIVGRDAGKLEAARDKLAAAGPGATVETLSADLATSPGIAAVAEHVKASGRPLDALVNNAGVAYLVPFETVSEAQFQHSFALNVTAAFFLTQGLLRHFGAGASVINISSYFANKMIPKRPSSLYSLSKGALNSLTKSLAFELGPRGIRVNAITPGTVNTAMRRKTIDNLPAAAKAELAAYVERSYPLGRIGRPEDLAGMAVYLASDEAGWTSGGVFPVDGGYTAG, encoded by the coding sequence ATGAGGCTTCAAGACAAGCGTGCGCTGGTGACCGGCGGCTCGGACGGCATCGGCCTGGCAATCTCCGAGGCGTTCCTGCGCGAAGGAGCCGATGTCCTGATCGTCGGCCGCGACGCCGGCAAGCTCGAAGCCGCGCGCGACAAACTGGCCGCGGCCGGCCCAGGCGCAACCGTGGAGACATTGTCGGCCGACCTTGCCACAAGCCCCGGCATCGCAGCGGTTGCCGAACACGTGAAAGCTTCCGGCCGGCCGCTCGACGCTCTCGTCAACAATGCCGGTGTGGCCTATCTCGTGCCATTCGAGACCGTCAGCGAGGCGCAATTCCAGCACTCCTTCGCGCTCAATGTGACAGCCGCTTTCTTCCTCACCCAGGGACTGCTGCGGCATTTCGGTGCTGGCGCCTCCGTCATCAACATCTCCTCCTATTTCGCCAACAAGATGATCCCGAAGCGGCCGTCCAGCCTCTACTCCCTGTCCAAGGGCGCGTTGAACTCGCTGACCAAATCGCTTGCCTTCGAGCTCGGCCCGCGCGGCATCCGCGTCAACGCCATCACGCCCGGCACGGTCAACACAGCCATGCGCCGCAAGACCATCGACAACCTGCCAGCCGCGGCAAAGGCGGAACTGGCTGCCTATGTCGAACGCAGCTATCCGTTGGGCCGCATCGGCCGGCCCGAGGACCTTGCCGGGATGGCGGTATATCTCGCCAGCGACGAGGCTGGGTGGACCAGCGGTGGGGTCTTCCCGGTGGATGGAGGCTATACGGCGGGATGA
- a CDS encoding glutathione S-transferase family protein — MAEFTLYIGNKCFSSWSLRPWLAMKHLEIPFEESFVRLRTPETFANLAKVSPTGLVPVLDHKPLQGGGRIVWETLAILEYLADLFPDRGLWPDDVGARALARSVATEMHSGFREVRYGWPMNLRRPKGHKPLDAEGEVQRARIEAIWRACREKYGKDGPFLFGHFTAADAMYAPVVTRFDTYGGELAPDTRAYVDAVLATPAMRHWYAEAAKEPWPEPGPDE, encoded by the coding sequence TTGGCTGAATTCACGCTCTACATCGGCAACAAATGCTTCTCCTCCTGGTCGCTCAGGCCATGGCTGGCGATGAAGCATCTGGAGATCCCGTTCGAGGAGAGCTTCGTGCGCCTGCGGACGCCCGAGACCTTTGCCAATCTTGCCAAGGTGTCGCCGACCGGACTGGTCCCCGTCTTGGATCATAAGCCGTTGCAGGGCGGGGGCAGGATCGTCTGGGAAACCCTTGCCATTCTTGAATATCTTGCCGACCTGTTTCCGGACAGAGGGCTCTGGCCCGATGATGTCGGCGCCCGTGCCTTGGCCCGCTCGGTGGCCACCGAAATGCATTCCGGCTTTCGCGAGGTCCGCTATGGCTGGCCGATGAATCTACGCCGGCCCAAGGGCCACAAGCCGCTCGACGCCGAAGGGGAAGTGCAGCGCGCTCGCATCGAGGCCATCTGGCGCGCGTGTCGCGAAAAATACGGCAAGGACGGCCCCTTCCTGTTCGGCCATTTCACCGCGGCCGATGCCATGTACGCGCCGGTCGTCACCCGCTTCGACACCTATGGCGGCGAACTCGCGCCCGACACCAGGGCCTATGTCGACGCCGTGCTGGCTACGCCGGCGATGCGGCACTGGTACGCGGAAGCGGCAAAGGAGCCCTGGCCGGAACCGGGACCGGACGAATAG